AACGCACGCCGTGAACCAGGATCACTTTCTCGAAGCGCTCGTAGGTTTCCGGGTCCTGGATGACGCTCATGAAGGGCGCCAGGCCAGTGCCAGTGCTCAGCAGGTACAGGTGCTTGCCCGGGTTCAGGTCATCGAGCACCAGGGTGCCGGTAGGCTTCTTGCTGATGATGATCTCGTCGCCTTCCTTCAGGTGCTGCAACTGGGAAGTCAGCGGGCCGTCCGGCACCTTGATGCTGAAGAATTCCAGGTGCTCTTCCCAGTTCGGCGAGGCGATGGAATAGGCGCGCATGAGCGGGCGGCCGCTTTCCTGCTGCAGGCCGATCATCACGAACTGACCGTTCTCGAAGCGCAGGCCCGGATCCCGGGTGCACTTGAAGCTGAACAGGGTGTCGTTCCAGTGGTGCACACTGAGGACACGTTCGTGGTTCATGTTGCTCATCGATGGGGCTCCTGAAGAAAGACGCAGCGCGCGCAAAACGCGCAGTTGCGCGATAGTTTAGGGGCAGCGACAATATCTGTTAACTGAATTATCAAGATATGTGTTATCGGTTATATAGATATGCGATTCACACTTCGTCAGCTCCAGGTCTTCGTCGCCGTGGCCCAGCATCAAAGCGTCTCTCGGGCCGCCGGCCTGCTGTCGCTGTCGCAGTCGGCTGCCAGCACTTCCATCACCGAGCTTGAGCGCCAATCCAGCTGCCAGCTGTTCGATCGCGCCGGCAAGCGCCTGAGCCTCAACGCCCTGGGCCATCAACTGCTGCCACAGGCTGTCGCCTTGCTCGACCAGGCCAAGGAAATCGAAGACCTGCTCAATGGCAAGTCGGCCTTCGGCTCGCTGGCGGTCGGCGCCACGCTGACCATTGGCAACTACCTGGCGACCCTGCTGATCGGCAGCTTCATGCAGGTACACCCGGAAAGCCAGGTCAAGCTGCACGTGCAGAACACGGCGCACATTGTGCAACAAGTCGCTCACTACGAAATTGATCTGGGTCTGATCGAAGGCGATTGCAACCACCCAGACCTGGAGGTTCAGCCCTGGGTCGAGGACGAACTGGTCGTGTTCTGCGCGCCACAGCACCCACTGGCCACGCTGGGCCACGCAGACATTCAGACATTGTCCCAGGAAGCCTGGATTCTTCGCGAGCAAGGCTCCGGCACGCGCCTGACCTTTGACCAGGCCATGCGTCATCATCGCGCCAACCTCAACATCCGCCTGGAGCTCGAACACACCGAGGCGATCAAGCGGGCGGTGGAGTCGGGCCTGGGCATCGGCTGCATCTCGCGCCTGGCCCTGCGCGATGCCTTCCGCCGTGGCAGCCTGGTACCGGTCGAAACCCCGGAGCTGGACTTGATGCGCCAGTTCTACTTCATCTGGCACAAGCAGAAATACCAGACCTCGGCCATGCGCGAGTTTCTTGAGCTATGCCGCAACTTCACCGCAGGCTTCACCCGCAGTGATGAAATCGTGCTGCCGGCAATCGCCTAGAGCAGAATCACGCCCCAGACCAGCGCAACCATGGTCAGCGCCACCAGTTGCGCGGCGCTGCCCATGTCCTTGGCATTTTTCGACAAGGGGTGGCGTTCCAGCGAAATACGGTCGATGGCGGCTTCCACCGCCGAGTTGAACAACTCGACGATCAAGCCCAGCAGACACACCGCAATCATGATCGCCCGCTCCGCGCGGCTGACCGGCAGCCAGAAGGCAGTCGGGATCAGCAGCACGTTGAGCAGCACCAGTTGACGGAACGCGGCCTCGCCCTTGAAGGCGGCGCGCAAGCCGTCCAGCGAGTAGCCGGCGGCGTTGAAGATGCGTTTGAGGCCG
The sequence above is drawn from the Pseudomonas putida genome and encodes:
- the fpr gene encoding ferredoxin-NADP reductase; the protein is MSNMNHERVLSVHHWNDTLFSFKCTRDPGLRFENGQFVMIGLQQESGRPLMRAYSIASPNWEEHLEFFSIKVPDGPLTSQLQHLKEGDEIIISKKPTGTLVLDDLNPGKHLYLLSTGTGLAPFMSVIQDPETYERFEKVILVHGVRYVNEVAYREFITEHLPQNEFFGESVRDKLIYYPTVTREPFENQGRLTDLMRSGKLFSDIGLPPINPQDDRAMICGSPSMLDETSEVLDSFGLKVSARMREPGDYLIERAFVEK
- the finR gene encoding LysR family transcriptional regulator FinR — protein: MRFTLRQLQVFVAVAQHQSVSRAAGLLSLSQSAASTSITELERQSSCQLFDRAGKRLSLNALGHQLLPQAVALLDQAKEIEDLLNGKSAFGSLAVGATLTIGNYLATLLIGSFMQVHPESQVKLHVQNTAHIVQQVAHYEIDLGLIEGDCNHPDLEVQPWVEDELVVFCAPQHPLATLGHADIQTLSQEAWILREQGSGTRLTFDQAMRHHRANLNIRLELEHTEAIKRAVESGLGIGCISRLALRDAFRRGSLVPVETPELDLMRQFYFIWHKQKYQTSAMREFLELCRNFTAGFTRSDEIVLPAIA
- a CDS encoding diacylglycerol kinase; amino-acid sequence: MSPFKGQTGLKRIFNAAGYSLDGLRAAFKGEAAFRQLVLLNVLLIPTAFWLPVSRAERAIMIAVCLLGLIVELFNSAVEAAIDRISLERHPLSKNAKDMGSAAQLVALTMVALVWGVILL